From Geomonas agri, one genomic window encodes:
- a CDS encoding HAMP domain-containing methyl-accepting chemotaxis protein — protein MKIQDMKIGTRLSVGFGIILLLLLVIGTISVFSMLKIDQGLETIVKKDYAKIKLANESADNVTTIVSSIKSMVIESDPMARREENKKIEQARQQYKAAMEKLEKLESTEKGKALIAKAKLSLDNARKANNQAIELALAGNSARAATLFEKEAEPLCAAIDSAFRDLVQYQEQGIEERYDNAAALSARSRIIAITLALFAIAIGAAIGFVITRSISRPVGALSACADKLALGDVEVEIDTEGKDEIALLARSFKNMADNIKEASLAAERVAHGDLSVQVTPKSERDLMGNNLSTMIATIGTLSQEMNELIKAIREGKLSVRGDAAAFQGAWGELLTGQNRLIEAFVQPIDVTSRHLARISKGDIPAKITDTYYGDFNDIINSLNLLIDANNDATNLAKEIAEGNLLLEVKQRSENDGLMQALSAMVRNLTRVVSDVKIAADNVTSGSQALSSTSEEMSQGASEQAASAEEASSSMEQMTSNIRQNADNSMQTEKIAVKSATDASESGQAVARTVAAMKEIASKTSIIEEIARQTNLLALNAAIEAARAGEHGKGFAVVASEVRKLAERSQRAAGEIGDLSLTSVEVAEHAGALLEMLVPDIHKTAELVQEISAACKEQDTGAEQINRAIQQLDQVIQQNASASEEMASTAEELASQAEQLQGTIAFFKVGASAVEQRRPSKPAAATQKRGQQKLTRSGSVLPGLTGVELNMVANEESLLQAGFERY, from the coding sequence TGGAAACCATCGTAAAGAAGGATTACGCCAAGATAAAGCTTGCCAACGAGAGCGCCGACAACGTCACGACCATCGTCTCCAGCATCAAGTCGATGGTCATCGAGTCCGATCCGATGGCCAGGCGCGAGGAAAACAAGAAGATCGAACAAGCCCGGCAGCAGTACAAGGCCGCCATGGAAAAACTCGAAAAACTTGAGAGCACCGAGAAGGGCAAGGCGCTGATCGCCAAGGCCAAGCTCTCGCTCGACAACGCCCGCAAGGCCAACAACCAGGCTATAGAGCTGGCCCTGGCTGGCAACAGCGCCCGGGCCGCGACCTTGTTCGAAAAGGAGGCTGAGCCGCTGTGCGCTGCGATCGACTCGGCATTCAGGGATCTGGTGCAGTACCAGGAGCAGGGTATCGAAGAGCGCTACGATAATGCCGCCGCACTCTCCGCGCGCTCCCGCATCATCGCCATCACCCTGGCGCTGTTCGCCATAGCCATTGGCGCGGCCATCGGCTTCGTCATCACCCGCAGCATCAGTCGCCCAGTGGGCGCACTGTCCGCCTGCGCCGACAAGCTCGCGCTCGGGGACGTCGAGGTGGAAATCGACACCGAGGGCAAAGACGAGATCGCCCTTTTGGCACGCTCCTTCAAGAACATGGCGGACAACATCAAGGAGGCCTCGCTTGCGGCCGAGCGCGTCGCCCACGGTGACCTCTCGGTGCAGGTCACCCCGAAATCGGAGCGGGACCTGATGGGCAACAACCTCTCCACCATGATCGCCACCATCGGCACGCTGAGCCAGGAGATGAACGAATTGATCAAGGCGATCCGGGAGGGCAAGCTCAGCGTACGCGGCGATGCGGCAGCGTTCCAGGGGGCCTGGGGTGAGCTCCTTACCGGGCAGAACCGGCTGATCGAGGCGTTCGTGCAGCCGATCGACGTCACCTCGCGCCACCTCGCCCGTATCTCCAAGGGGGACATCCCCGCCAAGATCACCGACACCTACTACGGCGATTTCAACGACATCATCAACAGCCTCAACCTGCTGATCGACGCCAACAACGACGCCACCAATCTCGCCAAGGAAATCGCGGAGGGGAACCTGCTCCTCGAGGTGAAGCAGCGCTCGGAAAACGACGGGCTTATGCAGGCGCTGTCAGCCATGGTGCGCAACCTGACCCGCGTGGTCTCCGACGTCAAGATCGCCGCCGACAACGTCACATCCGGGAGCCAGGCGCTCAGTTCCACCTCCGAGGAAATGTCCCAAGGGGCGAGCGAACAGGCAGCCTCGGCGGAAGAGGCGAGCTCGTCCATGGAGCAGATGACCTCCAACATCAGGCAGAACGCGGACAACTCGATGCAGACGGAAAAGATCGCGGTTAAGTCGGCGACCGACGCCAGCGAAAGCGGCCAGGCGGTGGCGAGAACGGTGGCGGCCATGAAAGAGATTGCCTCCAAGACCTCGATCATCGAGGAGATCGCGCGCCAGACCAACCTCTTGGCCCTGAACGCAGCCATAGAGGCGGCGCGGGCGGGGGAGCACGGCAAGGGATTCGCCGTGGTGGCCTCAGAGGTGAGAAAGCTCGCCGAACGGAGCCAACGGGCAGCCGGAGAGATCGGCGATCTTTCCCTCACCTCTGTCGAGGTGGCGGAGCACGCCGGAGCCCTGCTGGAGATGCTGGTCCCCGACATCCACAAGACGGCGGAACTGGTGCAGGAGATTTCAGCCGCCTGCAAGGAACAGGACACCGGCGCCGAGCAGATCAACCGCGCCATCCAGCAGCTGGACCAGGTGATCCAGCAAAACGCCAGCGCGTCCGAGGAGATGGCCTCCACGGCCGAAGAACTCGCCTCCCAGGCCGAGCAGCTGCAGGGCACCATCGCGTTCTTCAAGGTCGGCGCATCAGCCGTTGAACAGAGACGGCCCAGCAAGCCGGCGGCGGCGACGCAAAAGCGGGGGCAGCAGAAGCTGACCCGTTCCGGAAGCGTATTGCCGGGGCTGACCGGAGTCGAACTGAACATGGTGGCCAACGAGGAGAGCCTGCTGCAGGCGGGATTCGAGAGGTACTAG
- the rtcA gene encoding RNA 3'-terminal phosphate cyclase — translation MIEIDGSVGEGGGQVLRSALSLSCLTGEGFHIYNIRKNRSKSGLMRQHLMAVQAAARISSANVAGDRLGSPELSFLPDRITAGEYSFDIGTAGSATLVLQTVIPPLLAARKASRVTVIGSTHVPFSPSWNYFEEIFWPSIARLGVRGETTARSFGFYPKGGGRVECTVEPAEVLAPYLPRERGKLTRLRIVSAVGNLPRTIAERQIQSALTGLKGKLERGLPMDIETRELTIFGQGTFIFIKAEYEHAVAGFTALGERGKPAETVGAEAASEFLEHHESGEAVDPHLADQLVLYLARGTGASLFRTSRITSHLAINLLVTGYFLKLSCRVEGREGGPGAVAITPTS, via the coding sequence ATGATCGAGATTGACGGCAGCGTAGGGGAAGGGGGAGGGCAGGTGCTGCGCAGCGCCTTGAGCCTGTCCTGCCTTACCGGCGAAGGCTTCCACATTTACAACATCAGGAAGAACCGTTCCAAATCGGGCCTGATGCGCCAGCACCTGATGGCGGTGCAGGCTGCGGCGCGCATCTCCTCGGCCAACGTGGCCGGCGACCGGCTCGGCTCACCGGAATTGAGCTTCCTACCCGATCGCATCACCGCCGGAGAGTACAGCTTCGACATCGGCACCGCCGGTTCCGCAACGCTCGTGCTCCAGACCGTGATTCCCCCCCTGCTTGCCGCCCGCAAGGCAAGCAGGGTCACCGTCATTGGCAGCACCCACGTCCCTTTCAGCCCTTCCTGGAACTACTTCGAGGAAATCTTCTGGCCCAGCATCGCACGGCTCGGGGTGCGCGGCGAAACCACCGCCCGCTCCTTCGGCTTCTACCCCAAGGGGGGAGGGCGCGTGGAGTGCACGGTGGAACCAGCCGAAGTGCTGGCCCCGTACCTCCCCCGGGAGAGGGGGAAGCTCACCCGACTGCGCATCGTCTCTGCCGTCGGCAACCTCCCGAGGACCATCGCCGAGCGGCAGATCCAGTCAGCCCTCACCGGCCTCAAGGGTAAGCTGGAGCGCGGTCTGCCCATGGACATAGAAACGCGGGAGTTGACCATCTTCGGGCAGGGGACCTTCATCTTCATCAAGGCAGAGTACGAGCACGCCGTGGCCGGGTTCACCGCCCTGGGGGAGCGGGGCAAGCCCGCGGAAACGGTCGGGGCCGAGGCGGCCAGCGAGTTTCTCGAGCACCATGAAAGCGGCGAAGCGGTCGACCCCCACCTCGCCGACCAGCTAGTGCTCTACCTCGCCCGTGGCACGGGGGCCTCGCTCTTTCGCACCTCGCGCATCACCAGCCACCTTGCCATCAACCTTCTGGTGACGGGCTACTTCCTGAAGCTTTCCTGCCGCGTGGAAGGGAGGGAAGGGGGACCCGGCGCGGTGGCCATCACCCCGACTTCGTGA